The following is a genomic window from Bordetella sp. H567.
CGTGCACCGCCAGGCCGTCCTCGCCTGAAAATGCGATGACCGCGCCATGATGGTCCGTACGCCAAAAAACCGCCCCGGCGCGGCGCCAGCGCCGTTCAACGGATGAAGCAGGATGGCGGAAGCGGTTCAGATAGCCCACTTGCGCGATGACGTGATCCGCTTGCGAGGCGTCGACCAGCGCGGCGCCGGATGAGGTGGATGAGCCGTGATGCGGAGCCATCATCACATGAATGCGCGGCAGGCCATGGGCAAAGCGGAGCTCCTGGACGACACCGACGTCCCCGGGCAACAAGGCGGCGTGATGGCGTCCCTGAATGAGCAGCACACAGCCGCCGGCGTTGGTGCCCCCGTCGGATCGCCGGCGCGGCGCGGGGCGGTCGGCACGCCGGGGCGCCGACCGCGGGCCCGCCGGCAAGGGATGCAGGAAGGCGAAGCGCACCCCATCCGCTTCCCATGCCTGCCCCGCCGCGCAAGACCGGAACTCCGCCGGGGGCGGTGCCTCCTGGGCCAGCCCACGTACGCGGGCGTCCCGGCGCAAACGCGCGCGCAGATCGAAAGAGGCATACGCGTGGTCCACCCGCACCGCGCGCAGCAGGCTGTCCAGGCCGCCGGCATGATCCTGATCCCCATGCGACACCACCAGCGTATCGATGCGCCTGATGCCCCGCGCCCTGAGATAGGGCCACACCACCCGCTGCGCCCCGTCCGTTCCATTGCGATGTAGCGGTCCCGCATCGAAAACCAGGGTCCGCCGCGCCGTTTCCACGACGACCGCGCCGCCCTGGCCTACATCCAGCGCGGTCAGTCGCCATTCGCCATCGGCGGGCCGCGCCGGCCGCCAGCACAGCGCGGGCAGTATCAGCAGCCAGGCCCAGCGGCGCGACGCCATGCCGGGCGGCAGCAAGGCCCACGCGATGCCGCATGCCGCCACGGCAATCAACGCGGCCGGCGGCGCCGCCACATCGAGGACGGCCCAATCGCGGGCGGCGAGCCAGCCTACCCATTGCATCGCCACGCCGAACACCCACTGCGCCGCTTGCCCCGCCCACGCCGCGGCAAATGCGGCGCCGGGAATCGCGCACAACGCGGCGCACAGCAGCGCCAAGGGCGTGACCACCAGACTCACGACCGGAATCGCGACCGCGTTGGCAAGCGGCGAGGCGACGGCGACCTGCTGCGTCAGGAAGGCCAGAACCGGCATCAGGCTGAGCGTCACCACACACTGCAAACGGGCCGCCTGCACGCCGCCACGCAGCCAGCGCCCTGCCCCGGCGAGGGCGGTCTCGCCGGCGCTCGCAACCGCGGGCACACGCGTGGCCTGCCCCCAAGCCAACACGGCGCCAACGGCACCGAAGGATAGCCAGAACCCCGGGGCGATCGGCGCCCAGGGATCGAGGACGACAACCACGCAGGCGGCCGCGAGCAGCATCGCGCTGCACGACAGCGGTAGCCTCAGCAGCGCCGCGGCGCCCGCGACGGCGAGCATGAAGAAGGTGCGCCGCGCCGGTATGCCCCACCCTGCCAACAGGCAATACACCCACGCCACGTCCAACGCCGCGGCGATTCCCGCCAGTTGCGCCGGCAGCCTTTCCGCCAGGCATACGCCCCGCCACCGCAGCCGCGGCCAGCACCACGCAACGGCACTGCCTGCCAAGCCCGCCACCAGCGTGACGTGCAATCCACTGATGGACACCAGGTGCGTGATGCCCGTTGCGTTGAAGACCTGCCAATCCTCGCGCGCCACGCCGGCCTGGTCGCCCAGTGCCAGGGCAACGATGACGGAGCCATATCGGGTGTGATCCAGCAGCCCGCGCATGCGCTCGCGCAGCACGTGCCGCGCGCGATGCACGCCGACCATGCCGATGCGCCAGCCTTCGTCCTGCAGCAATTGCGGCGTGCCACGCACGCTTGCCGTCGCGCGCACGTTGCGCTGGAACATGCGGGCTTCGCCGTCCGCCGCGTGGGGATTCTGCGCGGCATGCGGACGCTTCAAGACCAATGCCGCGCGCCACTGCTGGCCCGGCATCACGGACCGCTGCGCTGTCGCGGTGCCGCGCATCGGCAACGGCCAGGAAACGCGTAGCCGGCGCGGCACGGCGGACGGAACCGCATCCACGACCTGTGCATCGAACCTGACCGCGTCAGCCCCGAATTCAGCCAAGGAAACGACCCGGAACGTTACCCGCGCGACCTGGTTTTCCTGGTCCGCAGGAAGCGCGTCATCCAGGCGCGACTGGCCGCGCTCGATTGCATACAAGGCACTGCAACCCCCTGTGCAAACACATAAGGCCGTGGCACGCAGAAATCGTTTTGCATGAATATGCCGGCCGGATATCGCATCCGCGCCACGCCAACGCAACAGAACGGACACCAGGACCGAACCCGCCAGCAGCAAACGCGCTTCGATGGCCGGCAAAATGGCCAAGGTCTGTACACCGGCGGCGGCCGCGATAAATGCAAGCATGGCCAAACGCCCTTCCATTCCGATCCCCGCAAATGCAGGGCATGCTAGCCGAGGAACGGAACGGGATGTCGCGAGTGCGACGAAAACAGCGCGCGCAGGCGATCGCATCATGACGGACTTGGCTGGCGTCCAGTTCTTGTTCTTTTACCGCCTGCACCACTCACGCCCCGCGTAAGCGTTCCTGTGTTACCGACCTAATCGTCGGCCCGTCGTTCGCTCCACGTAGAAGAGTCGGCACACGGCAATAAGGGAGCGTGACAGCCGGGCCTGTAAAGCAAACGGCCCCGCTTGCGCGGGGCCGGGTACTGCACGAGAGGACTTCACAGCATCCCCGCCTCTCACCGGGGAAACCATGCGGAGGGCAAATCCGCATGGCCAGGACTTCCTGATCACACGCGCCGTGGCACGGGCGACCCGAAAGCGAGCCGTTGGGTCATGGAAGTGGCGGGCCGAAGATCACAGGCCGCGCCGGTTCGGAACCCGGCGCATCAGGCGCCTTGGAACGGCTGATTGTCGATGTCGCCAAAAGCGATATCCGTGGTGCTATTGCCGTGGTCGACATTCGCGGCGACTTGCGCGCGCGTCACGCCGCTGTCCTGCTGCGCGGCGAAGGGCACGTTATCGATGTCACCGTTGTTGCCGGTCAGTCCGACAGTACGGGCTTGTTGCAGCTCGGCCAGTACCTGGCTGCGGCTGGCACTGGCCTGGTCCTGTCCGTAGACGCCCTGGAAGGGCTGGTTGTCCGAATCGCCGCGGGGCGTCTGAGCCTGGGCGGCGCCGACGGCGGCAAACGACAAAATCAGTGCGGTGGCGACGGTCTTGATTTTCATGGCAGTACTCCTGGTCCTGGATGGTTTGGATAGGGCCGGATACCGCGCTCCGCTATGGGAGTGAAGATTCGCGGTATTCGTTGCTGTGCCCCCATGCGCTGCATTCTGCGCCGGCCAGACCTAGGTATAAACCCGGATACGCGGAAATCATTTTTCCAATTCCTGGAGCAATCCATTCTTGGGCGCCGCAATAACCCTTAGACTCAGTTTCTTCACAGATTGAAGGCCGTCAGGCCACGACGGGCACCAGCCGCGGCAACACACGCAAGGCGGTGGCCGCCGTGCCCGCCGCCACGGACATCGCGTCGGACCCGCGCAATTCGGCCAACGCCTGCGCCACGCCGGCAACCTGGGCGGGCGTATTGCGACGATCCGGCGCATGCAGCCAGGCGGGCGGGATGTCCGGCGCATCCGTTTCCAGGACAAGATGCTCCAGCCCCAGGTGCTGCGCGTGCCGCCTGATCTGCAAGGCGCGGGGAAAGGTCATGGCGCCGCCTATGCCCAGGGCAAAGCCCAGCTCGACGAAACCCTGCGCTTGCTGCTCGCTGCCATTGAAGGCATGCGCGATGCCGCCGAGCCGCCCGCGATGCCGCCGCAGATGCTTCAATACGATGTCCTGCGAACGCCGCACATGCAGCAGTACCGGCAAACCGAATTCGACGGCCAGATCCAGTTGAGCCGCGTAGTAGCGTTCCTGCTTGTCGCGCGCTTCGCCGCTGGCGATTTCCTTGACAAAGAAGTCGAGACCGATCTCGCCGATCGCGACAAAGCGCGGATCGTCCATTGCCGCTTCGACGGCATGGCGCAGGAGGGCGAGATCGTCATCCCAGGCGGCGCCCACGTAGAGGGGATGGATGCCCAGCGCATAAGCGCCGCCGGGCATCGCGTGCGCCAGGTCGCGCACGGCCTGGAAGTTCCCGCGCCCGATGGCGGGTATCACGACCGCCCGCACGCCGGCTTCGGCCGCCTGGGCTATGACCTGGGTACGGTCCGGGTCGAACTCCTGGGCGTCAAGATGGCAGTGGGTGTCGATCAGCATGGGGACTCCTGGGAGCCGTTGCCGCTACACCAGACGGCCCTGCTCCATGGCGAGTTGTCGATCAGCGCGGCCAGCCAGCTCACGGTCGTGGGTGACGATAGCAAAGGCCGTACCCGATTCCTTGTTCACGCGGGTCAGCAGTTCGAACATGCTGTGGGCCGTATTGCGATCCAGATTGCCCGTGGGTTCGTCCGCCAGCACGCATACCGGACGCGTCACCAGGGCGCGTGCCAGGGCCACACGTTGGCGTTCGCCGCCGGACAACTGGCCGGGAAAATGCAGCGCCCGCGGCGCCAGGCCGACCTGTTCGAGCACCGCCTGGGCCTGCTCGCGAGCGCTCTCCCTGTCCATGCGCCGCACGATCAGCGGCATGGCGACGTTGTCCAGCGCGGAGAACTCGGCCAGCAGGTGATGAAACTGATAGACGAAGCCCAGGCTGCGATTGCGCAGCGTGCTCTTGGCACGTTCCGCCAGCCCGGAGGCATCCACGCCATCGACGATAACCGTCCCGTGCGTGGGCACATCGAGCAGCCCCAGGATATGCAGCAAGGTGCTCTTGCCGGAACCCGAGGCGCCGACGATGGCCAACATTTCGCCGCGCCGGATCGACACGCTGACATCCCGCAGCACTTCGATGCGCGCGGGCCCTTCGTCGTAGACCTTGGTCAGGTTTTCCGCATGCAGCGCGTAGTCAGTCATGGCGCAGCACCTGGGCAGGTTGCAGGCGCGACGCGCGCCAGCTCGGATAAAGCGTGGCCAGCAGCGATAGCACCAGCGATGTGATGCCGATGGTGACGATGTCGGTCATCTCCGGATCCGAAGGAAGCTCGCTGATGAAATAGATCTGGCGCGGCAGGAAATGTACGCCGAGCAGGTGCTCGATGAACGGCACGATGGTCTCGATGTTGTAGGCGATCAGCATGCCGCCCAACACGCCCAGCAGCGTCCCGACGACCCCGATCAGCGCCCCCTGCACCAGGAAAATGCGCGCGACTTCGCCCGGATTGGCGCCGAGCGTGCGCAGGATGGCGATGTCCGACTGCTTGTCCTTCACCGCCATGACCAATGAGGACAACAGGTTGAAAGCCGCAACGGCGACGATCAGCGCCAGGATCAGGAACATCATCCGCTTTTCCGTCTGCACGGCCGCGAACCATGTACGGTTATTGCGCGTCCAGTCGCTGGCCATGACGTAGGGCGGCAATTCCTTGGAGAGTTCGGCAGCCACCTGGGGCGCCCGCTGCATGTCCTCGATGCGCAGCCGCACCCCTGCCGTACCGCTGTCGCGGAACACCTTGGCGGCGTCCTCGTCGTCGATGAAGGCCAGGGACGAATCGTATTCGTAGTGCCCGGAAGAAAACACGCCCACCACCGTGAACTGCCGCATGCGCGGAGCGAAACCGGCCGGACTGATCGACGCCTGCGGCGCGAGCAGCAGCACCGTATCGCCAACCTGCAGCCCCAGATCCGACGCCAGGTCGCGGCCGAGCACCACGCCGAAGGAGCCCGGCTTGAGGTCATCGAGCTTGCCGGCCACCATCTGGCGCGGAATATCCGACACATGGCCCTCGATTTGCGGATCGATACCGCGCACCTGCACGCCGCGCAGGGCTTGGCCCCGTACCAGCATGCCCTGGGCGGCCACGAACGGCGCCGCCGCGCGCACTTCCTTGTTGCGCTCGGCCGCCTTCGCCAGCGCCTGCCACTGCGCCAGGATGTGGTCCGGATTGCCGCCGGGCACGTACAGCTCGATATGCGGCAGCACCGACAACATGCGATCGCGCACATCCCGCTGGAAGCCGTTCATCACCGACAATACGATGATCAGCGCGGCGACGCCCAGGGCGATACCCGCCATCGAACTGGCGGCGATAAACGAGATGAACCTGTCGCGGCGGCCGCGACGCTGGCGGATACGGGCCATGCCCGCATAGCGGGCGCCTATCCAGAATTCGTAGGGTATTTTCAGCACCCGCGCATTATGGCATTAACAGCCCCGCGGCGATGCGCGCCCCAGCGTGGTCGCGGCGTCTGGAGGCGCGCCCGCTCATGCGCCAGGACGGCCGCTTGGCGGCGCGCCCCGCCGCACTACAATCCCGCCCATGCATATCGTCCTTCCCGGCGCGCTGCCTCCCAGCGCGCCCATCGCCGCGGAGCTGGCCAAGCGGCTGCCCACGGCAGCCCCGACCTTGTATGCCTGGATGCGCCAGGGCGCGGGCCGCCAGGAGCCCTTCGACCCGCACGAGCACGGCTGCACGCCCTTCGAGGCCTGGCAGTTGGAGCAGGCGGGCTTCCACCCCGCGCCACGCCAACCCATCGGCGCGGGCCTGGGCCCCTTGCGGGCCGGTGTCGACGCGCTCGCCGGCACGCGCGTGTGGATCGCCGACCTGGCCCATATCGCCTTGGGCACGGACCGCGCCAGCCTGGTGCCGGCGGAAGCGCTGGACCTTACCGAAACCGAAGGCGCGGCGCTGTTCGAGGCGGCGCGCCCGCTATTCCAGGACACGCCTTTCGACGCGGCGCCGCTGGAACCGTTTCGCTGGCGCGTCGGCGTCCCCGAGGACATGGCCCTGCCCACCGCCAGCCCCGCCGTGGTGACCGGACAACCGTTGAATGCCTGGTGGACCCAGGACGCGGCCGCCCGTCCCTGGCGCCGCCTGGTCAACGAAATACAGATGGCTTGGTACGAGCATCCCGCCAACGTGCAGCGCGCCGCTCGCGGGCAACTGCCGGTGAACGGCCTGTGGCTGTACGGCGGCGCGGCGCCTTGGCCGCGGACAGCCGCCTCCCCCGCGCCGTGCATCGCCGACGACCT
Proteins encoded in this region:
- a CDS encoding DNA internalization-related competence protein ComEC/Rec2, with product MLAFIAAAAGVQTLAILPAIEARLLLAGSVLVSVLLRWRGADAISGRHIHAKRFLRATALCVCTGGCSALYAIERGQSRLDDALPADQENQVARVTFRVVSLAEFGADAVRFDAQVVDAVPSAVPRRLRVSWPLPMRGTATAQRSVMPGQQWRAALVLKRPHAAQNPHAADGEARMFQRNVRATASVRGTPQLLQDEGWRIGMVGVHRARHVLRERMRGLLDHTRYGSVIVALALGDQAGVAREDWQVFNATGITHLVSISGLHVTLVAGLAGSAVAWCWPRLRWRGVCLAERLPAQLAGIAAALDVAWVYCLLAGWGIPARRTFFMLAVAGAAALLRLPLSCSAMLLAAACVVVVLDPWAPIAPGFWLSFGAVGAVLAWGQATRVPAVASAGETALAGAGRWLRGGVQAARLQCVVTLSLMPVLAFLTQQVAVASPLANAVAIPVVSLVVTPLALLCAALCAIPGAAFAAAWAGQAAQWVFGVAMQWVGWLAARDWAVLDVAAPPAALIAVAACGIAWALLPPGMASRRWAWLLILPALCWRPARPADGEWRLTALDVGQGGAVVVETARRTLVFDAGPLHRNGTDGAQRVVWPYLRARGIRRIDTLVVSHGDQDHAGGLDSLLRAVRVDHAYASFDLRARLRRDARVRGLAQEAPPPAEFRSCAAGQAWEADGVRFAFLHPLPAGPRSAPRRADRPAPRRRSDGGTNAGGCVLLIQGRHHAALLPGDVGVVQELRFAHGLPRIHVMMAPHHGSSTSSGAALVDASQADHVIAQVGYLNRFRHPASSVERRWRRAGAVFWRTDHHGAVIAFSGEDGLAVHGQRDRARRYWHAAM
- a CDS encoding DUF4148 domain-containing protein; the protein is MKIKTVATALILSFAAVGAAQAQTPRGDSDNQPFQGVYGQDQASASRSQVLAELQQARTVGLTGNNGDIDNVPFAAQQDSGVTRAQVAANVDHGNSTTDIAFGDIDNQPFQGA
- a CDS encoding TatD family hydrolase — translated: MLIDTHCHLDAQEFDPDRTQVIAQAAEAGVRAVVIPAIGRGNFQAVRDLAHAMPGGAYALGIHPLYVGAAWDDDLALLRHAVEAAMDDPRFVAIGEIGLDFFVKEIASGEARDKQERYYAAQLDLAVEFGLPVLLHVRRSQDIVLKHLRRHRGRLGGIAHAFNGSEQQAQGFVELGFALGIGGAMTFPRALQIRRHAQHLGLEHLVLETDAPDIPPAWLHAPDRRNTPAQVAGVAQALAELRGSDAMSVAAGTAATALRVLPRLVPVVA
- a CDS encoding ABC transporter ATP-binding protein; amino-acid sequence: MTDYALHAENLTKVYDEGPARIEVLRDVSVSIRRGEMLAIVGASGSGKSTLLHILGLLDVPTHGTVIVDGVDASGLAERAKSTLRNRSLGFVYQFHHLLAEFSALDNVAMPLIVRRMDRESAREQAQAVLEQVGLAPRALHFPGQLSGGERQRVALARALVTRPVCVLADEPTGNLDRNTAHSMFELLTRVNKESGTAFAIVTHDRELAGRADRQLAMEQGRLV
- a CDS encoding lipoprotein-releasing ABC transporter permease subunit; its protein translation is MARIRQRRGRRDRFISFIAASSMAGIALGVAALIIVLSVMNGFQRDVRDRMLSVLPHIELYVPGGNPDHILAQWQALAKAAERNKEVRAAAPFVAAQGMLVRGQALRGVQVRGIDPQIEGHVSDIPRQMVAGKLDDLKPGSFGVVLGRDLASDLGLQVGDTVLLLAPQASISPAGFAPRMRQFTVVGVFSSGHYEYDSSLAFIDDEDAAKVFRDSGTAGVRLRIEDMQRAPQVAAELSKELPPYVMASDWTRNNRTWFAAVQTEKRMMFLILALIVAVAAFNLLSSLVMAVKDKQSDIAILRTLGANPGEVARIFLVQGALIGVVGTLLGVLGGMLIAYNIETIVPFIEHLLGVHFLPRQIYFISELPSDPEMTDIVTIGITSLVLSLLATLYPSWRASRLQPAQVLRHD